ACTACCAATTggtgttgactgaaaatgacattacaGTGCCAAAGGGCTCAGGTattaactgtgatgtcattttcagtcgacggcAAATGGCAGTGCAAGATAAAATGGTCCTGTTTAAAAGggacaaataaaaacatgttttatcATCCAATTCAGCAATTAATCTAAAAAGACGAGTCTACAGTTTCATTGATGACTAAAAGAATCGTTAGTTGCTGTTGTTAGTTGTCCTAATTGCATGTCTTTGTATTGAAGTGGTCATTGTGGTCGCTAAAGTCTTGCAATGCAACTTCTGGTGTGGGTTGTGGCCCAGAATTTATTTTAGTTGCTGCTATAGCAAactaaaatctaaaaaaaataaataaataaaatatctaagCCTTCTGAAGTGCACCCAAAACCACAAATAAGAAGCAGTCcaccaaaaagaaaataaatagaattttTCATGAGCTGTATAATTTCAGCTAGAGTGCACACTTTTTAATCACGCTCAAATCAGGAACACTTCCAAAGACTTTCTGAAGCCACATGAAGTCGTGAAATCTATTAGACACTGTAGaaacttttcattttcatgttttgggTGCTTAGTGATGTTTTGAAACTCAAACCAATCTGCATGAGTCATCTGGACACTGTTTGGATGTGGCAGTAATTGGGCTTGCAGTTTGACCAAATCTTTAATATGCCTTGGATCCTTGTGTGTCAAATAGTGCTTACTGTTAGCTGGGTGAGCTGGCGGCTTATGTCTAGCtttggtttgaaaaaaaaaaaaaaaaaccttgtacAGTGGTTTCAGTGAGAACTTATTGCTCGACAAGACACAGCAACAACCAGTGTTTGGTCTTCATTCTTAAGAGGaaatgatgtttaaaaaaaaaaaacataaaagataCAGGTGTGGTGTTCTCTGCAGTTTGAAGTCACTGAGTGAATCATGATTAAAAATTCTGTACCTCTCAAAATTTCTGCCCTCGCTCCAGTGGACACTGTTACTACGAGACTATCGTCACCCCCGTGTCGCTGCCGGACTCGCCATGCTCGCGGATCCCTCACACGGTCACGCTGGTGTCGATCCCCGCCTCCGCCGAGGGTACTAACGGGCGACGGGGGAGGGGCTTCTCTGTGGCTATCGACCAGCCGATCAGCCCCAATGAAGGCTGCAGTCCTGAACTCGCACGCACCGTCAGGGTTTCTCAGTGAGTATGCAAGCCCATGTTTTTGAGAACAAAAAGGAGGTCAATAAATTATGCAATGAAGAAGACATATTTCCAGACAAGAGATGAAAGATTGTATTTAATCGTAAGTGTGAGTAATCTTCCTTTGTTGTGAAAGTGTTTTATTCCTCCTCCCCAGGGTGGATTCTGATTGCTTTAGTCCAGATGTCAAAAATTCCATCCATGTGGGAGACAGGATCCTAGAAATCAATGGAACCCCCATTCACAACGTTCCTCTGGACGAGGTAGTTGCCACACATCCCGCAAGCCAATTTATTCATTATGCCACTTAGGGATTGCCTGCTGCATTTGATGCATAATTTTGTGAGCCAAACGCCGCTCATTTAAGCATTTGATGTGCCTCTAATTGTACTTGTGGTTAAAAAGATTATCATAATCATACATTTATGggattatgaaaacaaataatggTAAAAGCATTTCTCCACGATTACTTTCATCATGACGTTAGATTGACTTTTCATTGTGATATTTCTCAGATCGACCTGCTCATTCAGGAAACGAGTCGGCTGCTGCAGCTCACCATTGAACACGACCCTCACAGTCGGGTGCAAGACGGGAGCTCTTCAGAGTCTGGGGAGCAGGTGGATGGCCCACTTTCCCCGCAACTGTCTGCGGGGCCCAGCCCCATCTTACCCATCCTGCCTATCACACAATCCCCCATCCCTGACATGAGCAACTTGAAATCACGCCTTGTCACGTAAGATGTTATTAACTGTTTTCTTATTCGCAGTAATTTGTCGATGGTTGAATTGGCAAAAAGTGTGTGAAAAGTTTGCACTAAATTTACTGTTGTTTGTTTGCACCACTCACTTTTAATCTTAAGGAATGTTTTTGCTGTTCTATAACTTTTTTACAATGCAATAAGTACTGTAAGTGTATAATTACTTACTCCTTTATAATGTGCACTGTAAtttttcacattaaaaaaaaaaagaaattcaatacAGCTTTTGTCTTAGCTCTCATGGGTCGTTGCTGTTAAGTGTATGTTCTTTAGCAACCCTCATAAAAATGTCTAACATAAAATGCTGCATCGATTTTTCCAGGCGGAGCTATAGCATCGAAAAGTCGCCAGGCTCCAGCAAAGCTGCGTCCCCCATCTCGCAGGGGAAAGACATCAACCGCTCCGAGTCGCTCCGAGTCATCCCCAACCGGACGCACCGCATCTTTCGCCCCTCTGACCTCATCCACGGAGAAGTGCTCGGGAAGGGCTGCTTTGGACAAGCCATCAAGGTACATTTGATGCTATTACATTTAAGTGGAGCACATAACTGTGTTTGAGAGATGAAGGTGATGATGCAAGCCTCATAGTCGATAGGTTCTGGGTTGGAATGTCAGCAGGGTGTTGCCTCTCGTTCAATGTCAGCTGGAATTGGCTCTCGTTCACCCGCACCTCTAATAGGCACAAGCAGTATGGTGAACTTATGAATTGCCTCCTGTTGAGGATTAATTCCAGTTGCTCTTGACTCCAGGTGACCCACAGGGAGACAGGAGAGGTCATGGTTATGAAAGAGCTGATTCGCTTCGATGATGAAACGCAGAGAACATTCCTGAAAGAGGTGAGTGATTGAGGGAGGATATCCtcctttcatttttaaatgtacagCAGATGAATGATGTTTGTCTTCACCTCTGGGTGTAAactgaatattttaaaaagaacgCCTTTGTGCAATGATCACAATATTGCACTAAGGTGTTCCTTTGGGTGGATCAAGTGACAAGAGAATGACCTCAAAAGTACTTGGCGATACGGTCCAGCCCTCATGATTACAGTAGGTGGTGTCCTCTGGGGTTCACATGTTGATGATGGTGGTTTAGTGCCAAGGAACAGAGGATGGAACCTCCTTAGAATAATATCCTGAAGTGCTTGAAATAGGCTGCTTGGATGCAGCGTCACCACAAGTCTTCATTGAAGACGGACTAAAGGAAgtagtgccatctagaggcagaaaaaaagaaacttagGTTGACCTTTATGGGTTGAAACATGTTTTATACATCTTCTATGTAAGAAACATTGTTTAAGGGCGGGGCAACATTTATAGTGGAGGAACAATTCCCTTACAAGAGGCAATAACACTCgggaagaattttttttatacacataCATGAGTACAATAGACTActaaacaaactaaaaaaagaaaagcttcaCTCATCATGACAGCACAACTAAGAAGTTTCTATTCTGGTAACATTAGTTTGGGAAACAGCCCTAAACTCTAAAACTGACCACCAAGCAGTTACTGTATGTGAGAAGGCATTGTGAATTCTCTGCTGTTGACTCGCAACTTATAAAACTGTCGTCGTGTATTCTCATCAGGTGAAGGTGATGCGTTGCTTGGATCACCCCAATGTGCTCAAATTCATCGGCGTCCTCTACAAAGACAAGCGACTGAACTTCATAGCAGAGTACATCAAGGGTGGCACCTTGAGGGAAATCATAAAGAAAATGGTAAGAGGAATTCATGTgactagtcttttttttttttttctcacaatagTCAGTCCAAATAAAGGTTTATATCTATATAATTTTGTCCAATGTTAATATCAATATGTCTTATCTCTCTCAGGATAGCAACTACCCTTGGAACCAGAGGGTCAGTTTTGCCAAGGACATAGCTGCGGGCATGGTGAGTTCATGAATTCCATTTGGATTAGCTCAGTGTTTGTTGTGTATTTGGCTTGCCTTTCGCACAATGATCAATGTCACGCATGACTTGAATTCCTGTTGTCACAATGTTGGCCTCTTGAAGTGAAACAAGGCACTTTTGTTCCCTTGctacagtttttcttttttttaaactaacacTACAAACGTTTGTTTTCTTGTCTGTCATGTAGTCGTATCTGCATTCCATGAACATCATCCACCGAGACCTGAACTCTCACAACTGTCTTGTCCGGGAGGTAAGAACTGTTGTCTTCAAGGACATGTTTTCTTTGCACATTCAACACAGTGGATctgccacttgaaaaaacaaggcTGAGCTTTGTTCACACAAACTGCACTTCTTACAATGCACTCTTCAAGTTTATTTTAATCAAAGAGTAGGTAACTAATAAGTAAATCTCAAAGAGCAGATTGTAGTTGAATATGCTGCAATTTCTGTGGATTTTTTTATAGTTATTTATTTGATCTGATTCATTAGTAAAGACTGAGTAGAGGAAACATTTTATGTCTCTGTGAAGAACAACACGGTGGTGGTGGCAGACTTTGGATTGGCCCGACTCATGGTGGATGACAAACACGAAGAGAAGTTTTCGCAGGGTAAACTGCCGGGTCTGAAGAGGCCCGATCGCAGGAAGAGGTACACCGTGGTGGGGAACCCTTACTGGATGGCACCTGAAATGATCCATGGTATGAATGAAGAGAAACATGTTGGCATTTTATTGAGGAATAGTATAAAAATACATGACAAATAATTACTCTGAACTTAATCTGATTTGTTCTTTTGCTTTCACAGGAAAGAGTTACGATGAGAGGGTGGACATCTTCTCATTTGGTATTATGCTATGCGAGGTGAGTTATCCTCCATTGTTGTGTTGTGCATTGAAAGTAGGGGAGGCAATTCtgatatgtattttatttttaatacagaTCAGGGGTTCAATGTTTCTACATGAAAATCTATTTGAGGGCCAAACAGTTGTCTATTTTCTACCTAGTCGAGCTCACAGTCAAGTTCTCTAGAATTCCAATGCGTATTTGTTCATCAGTCAGCCCTGTTTGAGAAAACTTTGTATAAAAGTTCCAAAGAACTCAAAACTATTTCCTAGTGATGCAACTCTTGTTTTCTTCCCTGGCCACACTCCCTCAAAACTATTTGCTAGTGATGCAActagtgtgtgttttttgttttccttggccACACTCCATTAACTTCATCTGGCTGGGCACAGATGAGTTGCTCAACGACTCCAGAATATGACCAAAGGGGACAGTATTACATCAATGCTGAAAGTTGTCTCATGTGGTTGGTTACTGCCAGGAAGGCAAAATGCTGCCATGGTCTGCTGGAAACAATCAGCTTTGGTCTGGAGGTTTTATTTGCACACAGCTGCAGAAGGGCAGAATTTCTTCGTTTATGCGCACTCTTATTTTTTGTGTGGCCTTTCAGATCATTGGCAGGGTCAACGCTGACCCAGATTACCTCCCGAGAGCGGTGGATTTTGGACTGAACGTTTCGGGCTTCCTTGAGCACTACTGTCCTCCCGATTGTCCCACGGCCTTCTTCCCCATTGCTGCTGTGTGCTGTGACCTCGACGCTGATAAACGGTCAGATAACACATGGAACGGGACAGTCTAGACAAAATGTGATGCCTTCCTCTCTTTAGGTGTGAAATTAAAGCTCATTCGCTGGTATTAGTTGAAACTAAACGCGGCGTAACCGATTCGATAACACAATTGACGTTCTTATTCAGTGTTGCCAATCTTTCTCCATAGCCCGGCTTTTTCCAAACTGGAGCAATGGTTGGAAAATCTGAAGATGCACTTGGACATGGCCCTGCCGCTCGTGTCTGAAGTGGAACAGCTGCACAAGGCATTCTGGGAGAACAACAGCATCACTCGGTCCGAGAACGGCCTGCACATCCACCCTGATGAGCGAGAGTAAAGCGTGATGGGACAGGAGAAGGGTCCAAGTGACGGTCTGCCCCTTGCGGCGACGGAATCGTGTCTTGTAACTCGGGCCACGCCCCAAGCAGATGCAATACGTACAGCTTGGCTCAGGCCTGGCAAGTAGACTCAGGGGCACAAGCGTGCATCTGAAAAGCCACTTGTTCAAGACGAGCGCACATAGTCTTAAGTCCAGTGGAGAGATTGTCACTCTGACAAGCCGGATTCTGCTACACATGACACTCATGTAGAGCATGACGTATGCAATCAGCATCCATCTTCAATTCATAGCTCCACCCTTTGCATAATGTAGATTTACATTTGCAGTTACTAGAGAAGATAATGATGTGACTTAAGCAGAAAGTTTGGACCTCTACAGGAAGCATTGCTACCTTGATTTAGTCGCATGTCCTGTTTGTCACATAATGTGTACAAACccagttgaatttcaaatttcctcTATCGTTGACTAGAGAGTGCATGGCTGTACATTTTGGCTTCATTCTTATTCATCATGTCCCAGAACTGTTAATGCTGATTGTGTAGCACTGATTCAACTctgaggtacacacacacacgcgcacacacacacgctcacacatgaTTTGGGCTAAATTGAGTTATAGTCTTTAGCATCTCTACTCCCTCGTAATGTGGCATCCTCAGTTTTCTAATGTTCAAAGTGTACATAGATAGCAACATTGTAAATGTGTTAAATATTGTACATGTAAAGACATATTTTCTATACGTATTTGCATCATTGCCATATTTGTATTGGCTGGCTCAACTTTAGTTACAATTATGGAGATTGGAAGGTTTTGACTGCAGTTTCTGGGTGTCGGCATTTGATAGTTGATTGTGGATTGCAGTGGAGTCACTGCTCTCCATTTGATTTCTTGAGCTGTTGCAACGTGTATTTCAGTTTTTGGTTGACTGCTCCTTCAGAGTTAACTGCATCGAAGCTTTCCCCCCTAACCATGTGGACTATCATTCAAACACCCTTCAAATTTtgaaatgcaaaaataaaaatgggtggcgcactggttagcacgtccgcctcagttAGGaaggtgcaggttcgattccacctctggccctccctgtgtggagtttgcatgttctccccgtgcctgtgtgggttttctccgggcactctggtttcctcccacatcccaaaaacatgatggtaggtcgattgagcactccaaattgtccctaggtgcaagtgtggatggttgttcgtctctgtgtgccctgcgattggctggcaaccagttcagggtgtcccccgcctactgcccgatgactgctgggataggctccagcacccccatagggacaagcagtatagaagatgaatggatggaaaatAGTAATGTATCCAGTATAGCTTTATGTTGTtcctttatttattgtttacatGTACATTCTGTCTGTAAATATCGCTTTATATTGTGTGTCTTTACTCATGTCAATTGCAGTGATGTGCACAATGGCACCACTTGGAAATGATcgcttcccccccaaaaaaaatctcacttgCACCTTTTAAATCTCTTGGCTGTAAACTCAAATGTTTCATTTGACAAGCTGCATGGTACAATTGCTATTAGTCGGTTTGCCTTCTAAGCCTGAATATTGTGATGTTAAAGAACATTTTTAAATAGATAGTAAACAAAACAGCATctgttttatatataaatatatggaAACCACTGAAATCTTTTGTATGGATTTTCATTTGCACTATATTAACCAAATGGCTGGTTAAagccatgtttttttatttccttctttggGCTACTTGTGATAATAAGGAAATGATGTCGGTTCAGGTTGATTAAATGATGCAAGACACTGATTGAGCCTTTTAATATGTTGACGTACAGGAAAATCTATCCTCATGTAATCTTACTGGACTTGGTTATTAAAATGAAACTTTTGACATCTTTCATGCTAATTTTTGATTGATCTGTGGTGAAAATTTTAGAGTAGGATTTAAACTTTCAAGATATGCATGTCCAGTTTGAATGCCACAGAGGATAGAGTTGTCCTGTGTTAGCTTCTTCAAGGATGTGATGTCCCAACTCTGCTTGCTGCCTTGCTCAGTGGTCCTTTGTCAATCATGTTGTGTGTCGTGTCTGATGGCTTGTCTGCAATCACTGAACATCTTTTGCCCAAAGTAGAACTTTTGCCTCCCGTAGTCTATTGGCTCAGGGCCGTC
This genomic window from Syngnathus typhle isolate RoL2023-S1 ecotype Sweden linkage group LG6, RoL_Styp_1.0, whole genome shotgun sequence contains:
- the limk1a gene encoding LIM domain kinase 1a isoform X1, giving the protein MRLMLFCCTWKNERMGEEEVGGSLPVCAGCKQRIYDEQYLQALNAEWHTVCFRCCECSSSLSHWYYEKDGRLFCKKDYWAKFGELCHGCNDLITTGLIMVAGEQKYHPECFTCLNCRTFIGDGDTYALVERSKLYCGHCYYETIVTPVSLPDSPCSRIPHTVTLVSIPASAEGTNGRRGRGFSVAIDQPISPNEGCSPELARTVRVSQVDSDCFSPDVKNSIHVGDRILEINGTPIHNVPLDEIDLLIQETSRLLQLTIEHDPHSRVQDGSSSESGEQVDGPLSPQLSAGPSPILPILPITQSPIPDMSNLKSRLVTRSYSIEKSPGSSKAASPISQGKDINRSESLRVIPNRTHRIFRPSDLIHGEVLGKGCFGQAIKVTHRETGEVMVMKELIRFDDETQRTFLKEVKVMRCLDHPNVLKFIGVLYKDKRLNFIAEYIKGGTLREIIKKMDSNYPWNQRVSFAKDIAAGMSYLHSMNIIHRDLNSHNCLVRENNTVVVADFGLARLMVDDKHEEKFSQGKLPGLKRPDRRKRYTVVGNPYWMAPEMIHGKSYDERVDIFSFGIMLCEIIGRVNADPDYLPRAVDFGLNVSGFLEHYCPPDCPTAFFPIAAVCCDLDADKRPAFSKLEQWLENLKMHLDMALPLVSEVEQLHKAFWENNSITRSENGLHIHPDERE
- the limk1a gene encoding LIM domain kinase 1a isoform X2 encodes the protein MSVAFKCQNDTFSPAGEMSAKSQLSKRQLQHTKCCECSSSLSHWYYEKDGRLFCKKDYWAKFGELCHGCNDLITTGLIMVAGEQKYHPECFTCLNCRTFIGDGDTYALVERSKLYCGHCYYETIVTPVSLPDSPCSRIPHTVTLVSIPASAEGTNGRRGRGFSVAIDQPISPNEGCSPELARTVRVSQVDSDCFSPDVKNSIHVGDRILEINGTPIHNVPLDEIDLLIQETSRLLQLTIEHDPHSRVQDGSSSESGEQVDGPLSPQLSAGPSPILPILPITQSPIPDMSNLKSRLVTRSYSIEKSPGSSKAASPISQGKDINRSESLRVIPNRTHRIFRPSDLIHGEVLGKGCFGQAIKVTHRETGEVMVMKELIRFDDETQRTFLKEVKVMRCLDHPNVLKFIGVLYKDKRLNFIAEYIKGGTLREIIKKMDSNYPWNQRVSFAKDIAAGMSYLHSMNIIHRDLNSHNCLVRENNTVVVADFGLARLMVDDKHEEKFSQGKLPGLKRPDRRKRYTVVGNPYWMAPEMIHGKSYDERVDIFSFGIMLCEIIGRVNADPDYLPRAVDFGLNVSGFLEHYCPPDCPTAFFPIAAVCCDLDADKRPAFSKLEQWLENLKMHLDMALPLVSEVEQLHKAFWENNSITRSENGLHIHPDERE
- the limk1a gene encoding LIM domain kinase 1a isoform X3, which produces MVADMVGDLFFWSFCCLRLWKRDKKVAGEQKYHPECFTCLNCRTFIGDGDTYALVERSKLYCGHCYYETIVTPVSLPDSPCSRIPHTVTLVSIPASAEGTNGRRGRGFSVAIDQPISPNEGCSPELARTVRVSQVDSDCFSPDVKNSIHVGDRILEINGTPIHNVPLDEIDLLIQETSRLLQLTIEHDPHSRVQDGSSSESGEQVDGPLSPQLSAGPSPILPILPITQSPIPDMSNLKSRLVTRSYSIEKSPGSSKAASPISQGKDINRSESLRVIPNRTHRIFRPSDLIHGEVLGKGCFGQAIKVTHRETGEVMVMKELIRFDDETQRTFLKEVKVMRCLDHPNVLKFIGVLYKDKRLNFIAEYIKGGTLREIIKKMDSNYPWNQRVSFAKDIAAGMSYLHSMNIIHRDLNSHNCLVRENNTVVVADFGLARLMVDDKHEEKFSQGKLPGLKRPDRRKRYTVVGNPYWMAPEMIHGKSYDERVDIFSFGIMLCEIIGRVNADPDYLPRAVDFGLNVSGFLEHYCPPDCPTAFFPIAAVCCDLDADKRPAFSKLEQWLENLKMHLDMALPLVSEVEQLHKAFWENNSITRSENGLHIHPDERE